The Canis lupus familiaris isolate Mischka breed German Shepherd chromosome 27, alternate assembly UU_Cfam_GSD_1.0, whole genome shotgun sequence genome window below encodes:
- the C27H12orf40 gene encoding uncharacterized protein C12orf40 homolog isoform X19: MNWVGGSRTRVLIKQERRKQKEYFEKKRLKSKMKLLGVSSPVKNSTVSLDLLNLYMVNHISCQKKTPETVRKPIHVNMYRDIKMPLRKHNLELPMSPDCVPSNLCIDDIENRQGSKKQLAPVQVLFFFFQLSKVNYSNSLVSKLNENQDVLSPSYKTAQYGSLFERLNSPGNCSFLTGRSVVVMGEECGSMDEQRQSDFITEKQSAQHIWGENRREASHFLEDVNQSKAHLISENYDSFISENIINLLSIDQQRIRKTFDKCDCDSMGDASAITSSDKNDSTDRCIRSIFTDPELTFSNSTFNKTSYPEKYQPSKYQKEYNNNERNILSTSFEKDCYVASSEKKGKFESDYQEKIPQNESQKYPVKHMGDISLEELHSKQSWDFGFGEILMEGGGTSSLKDRPTSTKICHSI, encoded by the exons taCCAGGGTTCTGATTAAGCAGGAGAGGAGAAagcaaaag gaatattttgaaaagaaaaggttaaaatcaaaaatgaaattactggGGGTTTCATCCCCTGTCAAAAATTCCACTGTCAGTTTAGACCTTCTTAACCTATATATGGTAAATCACATATCTTGCCAGAAGAAAACACCTG AAACTGTGAGAAAACCAATCCATGTGAATATGTATAGAGACATAAAAATGCCCCTAAGAAAGCATAATTTAGAACTTCCAATGTCACCTGACTGTGTACCATCTAACCTCTGCATTGATGATATAGAAAACAG ACAAGGCAGCAAGAAACAACTTGCCCCAGTTCAG gttctttttttcttttttcagcttaGTAAAGTTAATTATTCTAATTCCTTGGTctccaaattaaatgaaaatcaagATGTTCTCAGTCCATCATATAAAACAGCACAGTATGGGTCATTATTTGAAAGATTAAACAG TCCAGGCAATTGCAGTTTCCTTACTGGAAGATCTGTTGTAGTTATGGGTGAAGAATGTGGAAGCATGGATGAGCAAAGACAGTCAGACTTCATTACTGAAAAACAGTCAGCACAACATATTTGgggagaaaatagaagagaggcTTCACATTTTCTTGAAGATGTGAACCAGTCAAAAGCCCACCTTATATCGGAGAATTATGACTCTTTTATTAGTGAAAATATCATCAATTTATTAAGCATAGATCAACAGAGGATAAGGAAAACCTTTGACAAGTGTGATTGTGACAGTATGGGAGATGCTTCTGCAATCACAAGTTCTGATAAAAATGATTCAACTGATAGATGCATTAGAAGTATTTTTACAGATCCAGAATTGACTTttagtaattctacttttaataaaACAAGTTATCCAGAAAAGTATCAGCCAAGTAAGTATCAAAAAGAGTACaacaataatgaaagaaatattctTAGTACATCTTTTGAAAAGGATTGTTACGTAGCCAGCTCTGAAAAAAAAG gaaaatttgaaagTGATTACCAAGAGAAGATACCACAGAATGAAAGCCAGAAATATCCAGTGAAACATAT GGGTGATATCTCTTTGGAAGAATTGCATTCTAAGCAATCGTGGGACTTTGGATTTGGTGAG
- the C27H12orf40 gene encoding uncharacterized protein C12orf40 homolog isoform X18: MNWVGGSRTRVLIKQERRKQKEYFEKKRLKSKMKLLGVSSPVKNSTVSLDLLNLYMVNHISCQKKTPETVRKPIHVNMYRDIKMPLRKHNLELPMSPDCVPSNLCIDDIENRQGSKKQLAPVQVLFFFFQLSKVNYSNSLVSKLNENQDVLSPSYKTAQYGSLFERLNSPGNCSFLTGRSVVVMGEECGSMDEQRQSDFITEKQSAQHIWGENRREASHFLEDVNQSKAHLISENYDSFISENIINLLSIDQQRIRKTFDKCDCDSMGDASAITSSDKNDSTDRCIRSIFTDPELTFSNSTFNKTSYPEKYQPSKYQKEYNNNERNILSTSFEKDCYVASSEKKGKFESDYQEKIPQNESQKYPVKHMGDISLEELHSKQSWDFGFGEILMEGGGTSSLKDRPTSTKICHCNYKS, translated from the exons taCCAGGGTTCTGATTAAGCAGGAGAGGAGAAagcaaaag gaatattttgaaaagaaaaggttaaaatcaaaaatgaaattactggGGGTTTCATCCCCTGTCAAAAATTCCACTGTCAGTTTAGACCTTCTTAACCTATATATGGTAAATCACATATCTTGCCAGAAGAAAACACCTG AAACTGTGAGAAAACCAATCCATGTGAATATGTATAGAGACATAAAAATGCCCCTAAGAAAGCATAATTTAGAACTTCCAATGTCACCTGACTGTGTACCATCTAACCTCTGCATTGATGATATAGAAAACAG ACAAGGCAGCAAGAAACAACTTGCCCCAGTTCAG gttctttttttcttttttcagcttaGTAAAGTTAATTATTCTAATTCCTTGGTctccaaattaaatgaaaatcaagATGTTCTCAGTCCATCATATAAAACAGCACAGTATGGGTCATTATTTGAAAGATTAAACAG TCCAGGCAATTGCAGTTTCCTTACTGGAAGATCTGTTGTAGTTATGGGTGAAGAATGTGGAAGCATGGATGAGCAAAGACAGTCAGACTTCATTACTGAAAAACAGTCAGCACAACATATTTGgggagaaaatagaagagaggcTTCACATTTTCTTGAAGATGTGAACCAGTCAAAAGCCCACCTTATATCGGAGAATTATGACTCTTTTATTAGTGAAAATATCATCAATTTATTAAGCATAGATCAACAGAGGATAAGGAAAACCTTTGACAAGTGTGATTGTGACAGTATGGGAGATGCTTCTGCAATCACAAGTTCTGATAAAAATGATTCAACTGATAGATGCATTAGAAGTATTTTTACAGATCCAGAATTGACTTttagtaattctacttttaataaaACAAGTTATCCAGAAAAGTATCAGCCAAGTAAGTATCAAAAAGAGTACaacaataatgaaagaaatattctTAGTACATCTTTTGAAAAGGATTGTTACGTAGCCAGCTCTGAAAAAAAAG gaaaatttgaaagTGATTACCAAGAGAAGATACCACAGAATGAAAGCCAGAAATATCCAGTGAAACATAT GGGTGATATCTCTTTGGAAGAATTGCATTCTAAGCAATCGTGGGACTTTGGATTTGGTGAG